Part of the Mauremys mutica isolate MM-2020 ecotype Southern chromosome 1, ASM2049712v1, whole genome shotgun sequence genome is shown below.
TTCAGTTCCCTGACTCAGGTTCTGATGTCTTGTGTGCGAGGCCCTGGACAGGGGTTTGCCTCGGCTGCAGACTCCAGGGGCAAGACCTTGTGCACGTCCCTTAATCTccctccccatctgtaaaagggaagAATAAAACTTCAGCTTCCTCGCTCCGTCTTGTCCCTTTGAGCTGTAAACTCTTGGATGCAGGGACTGGCTCTTGCTGTGtgtacgtacagcacctagcacagaggAGGGGAGATCTCACCGGGGGCCTCTTAGCACTGaggtaaaaaaaaccaacaacaatccAATGGTGGCAAGGGCTGATGGTATGGGGGGCAGAAGGGAGAGTTCAAGCCAGCCCAGTCCCCCTAAATGGGAAAGAACCACTGGATGCCAGAAGCTCGAGCCCGTATCCTTGAGCCAAATTCATTGTTGGGTAGCTCCAACCAATTGACAgccgtggggaggggctgggttctGCTCTCAGGTACGTCCCCGGAGTAATTCCACAGACCTCAATGGAGCGACTCTGGCTTTGCTCCAGCATAACTGAGAGCCAGATACATCCAGGTTACACGGGTTTGCGAGTTCTCCAGGCATACCTGCCCTGCAGATCTCGGGATGCTACTAGCTACTCGTAGGAGGGACGTGATCTGATGGCTAAATCGGGACTGAGATTCAGGACGTCTGGGCTCCTGTCTGGGAGGAAAAGTgctctagtggctagagcaggaggTGGAATTCAGAACGCCTGGGTGCAGCTGGCCATGCTTCAGGGATTTGGGTTCACAGGGGATTTTGGtatttgttccaatttggaatgaaagCAAATTTACTGAAATTTCCTGGCAAACTGGAGAGCCCTAAAAATTCCATTTCTAACCCCCCACATGATGGCATTTGTGAAAGATGCATGTGAAATTGACCATCTGTGGCTGCTATTGCCTAGCACGCATGAAACTGAGGAGAACATCAATTCTGCTCAGCAGAAAGGAGCTTGCCATTCTCAGGCCGCCCAGTCCCCACCTCtagccagggctccagcagcttgCGGGCTCCTTTCCAAggagctggtgctgggagcctgCCAGCggcagagccctggctccaggtGGGGGTTACGCAGAGGCATGCCCACCACTGTGCCACTCTCTGCCCCTCGCAGCAACCCAACTGGAGGGAGATAGTCAACAGGAAGCTGAAGTTCCCCAGCGAGCTCCTCGACGCCATCCAGGAGGGGGACCTGTTGCgggtgcagcagctgctgcaggggagCGACGGGATCCTGCAACAGCAGGCCGACAGTGAGGACCGCGCGTGGCGGGAAGCCCTCAACCTGGCCATCCGCACGGGCGGTGGGGAGATCACCGGGACCCTGCTGCGCTACGTCAAGTTCGACTTCCGCCAGATCCACGAGGCCCTGCTGGTCGCCGTGGACACCAACCAGCCCCAGGTGGTGAAGATGCTGCTGGACCGGCTGGACCAGGAGAAGAGCATCAAGATGGACATCAAGTCCTTCTCCATGGCCTTCTTCGACCGCTCCATCGACAACGCCCGCTTCGCCCCCGGCGTGACGCCGCTCACCCTGGCCTGCGAGAAGGACCTCTACGAGATCGTGGACATGCTGGTGCAGAAAGGCCACGCCATCCCCCGGCCCCACAAGATCTCCTGCACCTGCCTGGAGTGCAGCAACGGCCGCAAGTACGACCTGCTCAAGTTTTCCCTCTTCCGCATCAACACCTACAAGGGCATCGCCAGCCGGGCCTACCTCTCCATCGCCAGCGAGGATGCCATTCTGACCGCCTTCAAGCTCAGCCGGGAGCTGCAGCGCCTCTCCTGCAAGGAGCCGGAGTTCAAGGTGAGGCTCTCCGCAGTCTCCATGCTGAGGCTGGGGTCTCCGTTCCGCTCTCCGTCCATCCTTGTTCTGTGGGTAGCCGTGGTTGTGTACTCAGAATATAGGGTTCCACCTCCCCTGGGGTGACGGGTGTGCAGGACCCAGGGAGCGAAGAGAGGCAGGTGCAACATGctagacttcagtggagttacacctgcTTCTACCAGCTCTGAATTTGGACCCTGGGGGTTTAACAGTCATCATCCCTCCCCAGTGTGAgccaggggttggggggtggggacgaATTTTGCCTCCCCCCCATTCCACTCCAGGGAGATGTTCAAACATGTTCATCCTGGCACCCACAGGAGCCGAATCCTCTATTGAACCTGGCTGAGATATTTGCCTCTCTCCcaccctgcagcagggagttccacaggttaattttaCATATGTACGTGTGCGGCCCTCTCACTCTGAGCACCTCTTGTTgtgagggctggaagggaccttgagaggtcagcaactccagccccctgcacaaaTAAAGGAGGCAAAGCCATGACCGACCAGAGACAAAGAGCACAAGGAAAATCCTTGCAGCAGTAGCAGGGGATGGGACCTGCGCTCAGGTACTGTCCCCTTGTGCCCCTGCTTGTTCCCCTCCCGCAGCCAGAGtacctcagcctggagctcctgaGCCAGGAGTTCGCCTTTGAGCTGCTGGGGATGTGCCGTAACCAGAGCGAGGTGACAGCCGTGCTGAACGACCTGGGGgacagcgaggaggaggaggaggagctggacaGCCAGGCCTTCGAGGAGGGCATCCCCAACCTCGCCCGGCTCCGGCTGGCCGTCAACTACAACCAGAAGAGGGTGAATCCAGGGAGGAGACTGGTGTCCCTAGGCGGCGCTCAGCACTGAGCCAATACCTCAGCATAGGACTAGGGGGCGCCGCAGGCACAGTCTTTCAGATGAGACGTCACTAACGATCCCTGGGAGTCAGGGTGTGAACCCCAGGGTCCCGGTTCCAGGGTGCACCATTCCTCTCTAAATTCCCCCCCTTGAATATCACTTGGCTGTGGGATCATCCTTCACCCCATGCCCATAGCCCTTGTGCAGTGCAGCTATGCAGCGGCTAAACCATGTGCCAcccaagaggtggctgcatgtcactGGTAGGTGAGGGCTCCTTAGAAACAGAgagtgcctgtgtacggctttgGGACCTTTGGGGCTGAAAGGGCTGGGGCAACAGAAAGCTACTGGTggttataaatatttttgttcccaATTGACTGATCTCCTCCCGTCTCGTCCTTCCGGATCAGTTTGTTGCCCATCCCATCTGCCAACAAGTGCTGTCGTCCATCTGGTGCGGGAACCTGTCGGGCTGGCGCGGGAGCAACACGCTCTGGAAGTTCTTCGTCTCCTGTTCCATCTTCCTGACCATGCCCCTCCTGTGCCTGGTGTACTGGATTGCCCCAAAGTCGCGGGTGAGCAGCCTTCCAGGCCGCGATGGGACCCAACAAGGGGGCAGATTCTCCCACATCTGCTACTGCAGGGTTCTTATGCCTCCTGGTGCAGCCGGtgctggccctcagagaccagaGACTGGCTAGAGAGACCTCGGGTCTCATCCAGGCTGGCAATCCCTACGTGCCCATGGAAACTTGATTGCAGCTCTACTGATTTTTCTCCCTAGAACCGAGCCAACAATGTGTGGGTGTGAATTATCCACCCATATCCCATGAATTTGAACTCCACCATATCTCTGCCCCTTCTGAGTTTATTCTCCATTGTTCCAGCACTTCAGATTTGCTGCTGCAAATGCTCGGTAGGGGGAGTTTTATGCTTAAATATTCCCCCTCGCTCAACTATATGTTGCATATTGGGCCCCAATCTGCTCGGGGAGATCCTTACACAACACACTGGCTCAGTGTGTGTCGTGGCCTCCGCTAACAGCTGCTTCGCTGTAGGGTAACAGCCTACTATTGCTGTCTGCTAACAGAGTCCCTCCCTTAGCTCTGCATGGTGGTGCTGATGACCCAAGGAGAGGCAGTCgttgtgtctgtgcagccccccaCCACAGTGAGTTCAATGGGTCCCTGTGCAGGCCAGGATGAGCGTGGGGCTGTGGGTCTCTGCCCTCCATTGGCAGCTGTGGGACTCTTTGCAGCCCTGAGGTGTGACGCTGCCTGTGCATCCCTGGGCAGGTTGGCAAAATACTGAAGATCCCAGTGATCAAGTTCCTCCTCCACTCGGCCTCGTACCTCTGGTTCCTGATCTTCCTGCTGGTGGAGTCCTTGTTCCTGGAGCACAAGCATCACATCTTCTTGGGACGCAGTCAGATCGTGTGGGAGAACTCCCTGCACATGGTCTGGGTGGCTGGTAGGTAGCTGCCCCTGTCGCCTGGCAGGGAGGGGCATTGGCAGGGGACAACAAAAGCACAGGATTCAAggagaagcaggtggctgccGCTGTCTTAACTAGGGTGCTTAGGCCCTGTGTCAACTGTCTGCACCCCAGGGAATCCCACCCTCTGggcacagcccccccactcctGAATCCCTCTGGGCACAGCCCCCCtcaatccccaaatccctctgAGCACAGCCCCCCTGtccccccctccatccctctgGGCACAGCACCCCCATCCCTCTGGCTACAGCAACCCTGACCTTGGAATCCCTCTGggcacagcccccctgcccccctgaatCCCTCTGGGCAcagcccccctccatcccccttggaacagcccccctgcttccccaaaTCTCTCTGgacacagccccccccactcccgaaTCCCTCTGGTCACAGCCCCCCCAATCCCTCTGggcacagcccccctgcccccctgaatCCCTCTGGGCACAGCCCCCCCGAATCCCTCTGGCTACAGCAAGCCTGACCTCTGAATCTCTctgggcacagccccccccatccctgaatCTCTCtcggcacagccccccccatccccgaaTCCCTCTGGGCacagtccccccgccccccatcccaatGCGTAGCAGCGGGGGCTGGGTCTAGAGGCGTGAAGGGGGGTTTCCTCTCCAGGGCTGACTGAATTCTTGTTACCTCTGCTGAGACGGCCAGCACGGGGCCTGGTGGCAGTTCCTAGAGGGACACGCGCCCGTCTGGAGCTGGGCCGAGACCTCTCACTGCCCGCGCTGAAGCCAGCACAGAGGCAGCGGCTGTTAATAATCTTCAGtcccaaatccagccccctgaagGGCTTTGTGTCCCTAAGGTCTTCTCAGCTCCTACGTAGACAGGAGGTTTCAGGGCAGATAGACGTGGGGAGAGAAATTAGCCTCCAGCAGGCAACAcgggccccagggctctggggaagAGAGAACAGCCGACAGGAGTGAGTTGGGTGGATGGTTTCCCTGGCCCTGGTACGATGCGATAATCAATTAGCTCTGAAGGGAGCCGCACTCTCCCATTGGAATCGGCTGAGCTGAGCCCCTAGGGTCGGAATCCTCCCGTGAGCACCGGCAGCGATCGCCTGCCGCAGGCTACGTGCTCCCGgggctgtttttctttttaagccCAGTGCCCAAGGGGCTGCTGGAGGCAGGCGGCGGGAggagattcagagaagagcagcgATGGGGATGAAAGGGCTGGAGGCACCGATCCGTGGGGAAGGGATAAGAGAACTAAGGGCCGGATGCTGCATCCGTTGCAGTCAATGGTGAAACCCTCCCCATGGGGGCAAGGCTGGGTGCTGGGTCAGTCTACGGTCTGGGAGCGGCCTGCAGATCTCTCCAGGGTGCAGATCTCTCCAGGGTGGAGCATTTAGGGGGCCGTAGCGAGGAGTCATCGTGACTTGTATCGCGGAAGCCCCTGGAGGCCCCAGCTGCGATCAGGACCctgctgtgccaggtgctgtacgaacacccTGCCCACGGGAGCTGACGGGGCAGAGACGCAAGGCAGACGAGGGAGAAGAAGAAAGGAtgattcctccctcctcctccccccaatttGCAGAGGGGAAAGCTCTGCCCAGAGGCTGAATCCAATCCACCCCCTGGGGAGGTGTCAGCCCGAGGGGGCTTGGTGCTCAGGCGTCACCCCGCCCTGGCAGGCTTCTTCTGGTACGAGTGCAAGGAGGTGTGGATCGAGGGGCTGCACAGCTACCTCCTGGATTTGTGGAACTGCCTGGACGTCGTCATCCTCAGCCTGTACCTGGCCTCCTTCGCCCTGCGggtgctggtcgccgggaggggcCACCTGCACTGCCTGGACGCCCCTTCCTCGCCGGAGTGCTACTACTTCACCAGAGCCGGTGAGGAGCCACCGCCGGGGCACCCCGGCTTTGATCTCCGCCCCCTCCAGCC
Proteins encoded:
- the LOC123373980 gene encoding short transient receptor potential channel 2-like is translated as MESVMQPNWREIVNRKLKFPSELLDAIQEGDLLRVQQLLQGSDGILQQQADSEDRAWREALNLAIRTGGGEITGTLLRYVKFDFRQIHEALLVAVDTNQPQVVKMLLDRLDQEKSIKMDIKSFSMAFFDRSIDNARFAPGVTPLTLACEKDLYEIVDMLVQKGHAIPRPHKISCTCLECSNGRKYDLLKFSLFRINTYKGIASRAYLSIASEDAILTAFKLSRELQRLSCKEPEFKPEYLSLELLSQEFAFELLGMCRNQSEVTAVLNDLGDSEEEEEELDSQAFEEGIPNLARLRLAVNYNQKRFVAHPICQQVLSSIWCGNLSGWRGSNTLWKFFVSCSIFLTMPLLCLVYWIAPKSRVGKILKIPVIKFLLHSASYLWFLIFLLVESLFLEHKHHIFLGRSQIVWENSLHMVWVAGFFWYECKEVWIEGLHSYLLDLWNCLDVVILSLYLASFALRVLVAGRGHLHCLDAPSSPECYYFTRAGRHEWQPEDPQFVAEVLFAVTSMLSFTRLAYILPAHESLGTLQISIGKMIDDMIRFMFILMIILTAFLCGLNNTYVYYQEFQRLGNFNETFQFLFWTMFGMEEYSVVDMPQYALVEFVGRALYGIFTIVMVIVLLNMLIAMITNSFQKIEDDADVEWKFARSKLYLSYFREGLTLPVPFNIIPTPKSLFYSVRGIFRFLCCSKPKRQQDYPPIPTIANTALEDVGLGGESRRSYRLQVIKALVQRYIDTARREFEESRRKDLGNRITELNKLVSRLHAEVKRLHHSRPAHPAPASPLDGASVLHRYILRVQDNFQNFSQASGSSGPGSPAQVMVHQDGAAGNDPKALSLGPQHAMSPGDQAEEPEDPSSRPAEEADSGPSL